The DNA segment GCACAGGATATGTTCCATTGGCAAGCAACCATTATTGGTCCAAATGACAGCCCTTATGCAGGTGGTGTTTTCCAAGTGGCCATCCATTTTCCTCCTGATTACCCTTTCAAACCTCCCaaggtatttttttttaaaagttatttaAACTGATACTATCAGTGAATTTTaatatgtattattatttgttaattattataaataatattCATATTGGCAGGTGGCTTTCAAGACCAAAGTTTTCcatccaaatataaataataatggAAATATTTGCTTGGACATTCTCAAGGATCAATGGAGTCCTGCCCTCACTATATCCAAGGTTCTTATTACTATTTTTATGCCTCTTACTTTCCTCTCCCTATTTAGTATTTACTACTAATAATCTACTGATTCACGAATTTTCTGACATGGtgcaaaattaattatttcttcgaCAACCTAAAAgacaaaaagtttttttttccaaTATACTAGTAACTAGTTTTTTTTTACAAGTTTAGCATGTCCGGGGACTTtgacacaacaacaataacatatccAATGTGGTCCCGTAAGTAGGGTCTGAGGGTGGCGCAGGGGCGGCTTAACCCTAAAGCCACTAAAGCATTGGCTTTAGGCCCCCAAAAAATTAAAGCCTCAAATTTactcaaattatatatataatataaataactatatatttattattaatgATAAATGGAGTTTTTAAATGAAAGATTGTCAATCTTAACCAATAATTTATTatcaaaatttattaattttgctACAAGAAGCTActaacattatatatatatatatatatatatatatatatatatatatatatattatatatatatatatatatatatattatgttttcaTAACCAGGGTTTACTGTCAAAATTAATAACTGTCTGGACTATATAGTTCTTAACCTAGAGTACCATCGGGGTGATATAGTAAACTTTTAACAACAAAACATGCCAACAATGTAGACTAGTATGACTAAGTTTAACACTTAAGTATTTAGCCTATCATTTAGGCTAAATGAATATCTATAGTATATTAACTATAAGAACAGATGAAATACCTGAGACCGCCGGATTGTGGCCAAGTGacctttttgattttttattttcaaaataaaatattacaGGGAGAGATTTACAAGAGGATTCTTAGAGAGAGGGAGGGCTATGCTAGAGAGAGGGCAGAGCGTTTGGCTGAGAGCCTCCTCCTCTAAATAAATTCTAACTCCTTTTATAATGGAGTATTTAGctaaaaacaaaaactaaaaagttaAATGGTcgacaaagaaaaaagaaaagtaataaaaacaatcaacttttcaaaagttgattcCTCTGGTCCGGCTATTTTATTTAAGTTTTGGGTCCCATGACTTCCAGATAGATACTCGGCTCAAGAAACGTATGTTAGAAAATAAAATTGTGAGAACAGAAAATTGAGGTTTTGTTAGTGTAATTATGGAACTTATGCCCTCAATATGAGGGTTCTGAGCGTATGGCAGAACTTCTTCAGAATTTACAAAGCCAGCCAAATTTAATTGTAGCAAAAACTAACAATTTTACACGAACACAAAGTAATTATTTCGAAGATAAGGAAAATaatgattatatatattattttggaggtaTAAATAAGTATTTATAATGTTTTAGATGTCTGTCAACACATGTTTGTCAAAAACAGACTTGACAATTTATATATGACAATCATTAGATTTAGGGTTGTTCATGGTTTGACaaaaaaccaatccaaatcgaaAATCGAACTAAATCGATTAAGTAAACCGATAATTtttttgatttggattggttttggttttaaattttaaaaaccgataatatttggtttggttttagttCTATTATAAAAAACCGAAAaataaaccgaaccaaaccgataaattatatataaaatttaataacTATTTATATAAAGTATCATAtctttttgtaaataattttaaatattttctgcattttaattattatatatagattttgGTTTATACTACTTATATCTTAAAATATTGCCCAAGCCCAAAGTAATAGGAATAGGCCAATTTCTTTTCCTTAAGAGACTCAAATTCTCTAATATCTACTTTTGCCTAACAGAAGAGTTACAAAAAAATCTATCACAAAAGTCAAAAAAAGCTACTAAAATTGAATATGATATTGTGGATTCTATCGttctttttttagtttaaatacataatttttacttttaaatggACAAAGTTGTTTGTACTTTGGAACCTTTATTTTGGCTTGTTCTTTTGATTCTATCATGTACTGCAACTTAGTTCACCCGGTACAGTTTTCTATCTTATATTATTGCTACAATTTTAATACTCTGCTTTATATTATATGTTACAGTTTTAAATGTAAATAGTTAAAAGAACTATCAATGTATGTATTTGAATTTATGCTCTAGTAGTATTTAATATTGTTGTATAGTGTCGTTTTACTATTATCGACTTATCATTAGCTTATTAAGAAccgaaaacccgaaccaaaccaacaacaaccaaaccgatggtttgtatttaatttggtttggttttggttttaaaattttaaaaatcgattaaattggtttagttttggttttaataaaaaaactgACCAAATCGAACCGTGAAAATCTCCCTAATTAGATTAAAATTCAATACTATTTAAACTAATAAAAATGTTTAAATGAAaagattataaaaataaaatatttcgtTTTGGGATACTCTTTAGGCCCAAGGCCAAAATTTCCCTCCTATAATCTTACGAGGTCTTTACATAAATAGCCAGTCAGATTCACTGTTTGCTTTTCCTAATTAGTATAGTcaatatacatagattatacactgACTATACAAGGTTATACACATAATATTAcgtgaattatacatatattatacatatttaGTTTAAGCAGTTAGATAGCCtcttatttaggttaattcttctaattttatttctaGTGTACTAAAAACACAGGTTCTCTAAAaacactcttttctttttgtattttatacGTATGAATACGTAACAACTtgccttcttttttcttctcaaaCACTAACTCCTTTTTCACATATACGAGTATTAGACTTGCATATCGTAATAAGTATGAATTTTGTGTACAAATAGCCACGTGCAGGTTTTCTAGTCGATATACATAGAGTATACATTGATGAATTAACCTCTTTCTACGTGCAGGTTTTACTTTCCATATGTTCACTATTAACAGATCCAAATCCAGATGATCCACTGGTTCCAGAAATTGCTCATATGTACAAATCTGATAGGAAGAAGTATGAATCAATGGCTCGTAATTGGACCCAAAAGTTTGCTATGAATTGAGTTGTTTTATCTCAAGAAAAGCTCGTGTGCTATATTTTGTAACAAAAGATTAATGATTTCCTCCTCCGCAGGCAtgtaataaatgcacaaaacTATAATACTTGTGAAACGAGAATTTGTCACACTTGATATATTTAACTATGGAAAATTGGTTTTAATATATGggctttttttttatctttcttacTAAACAATAGGAGATGTTATGGATGGAATTTCTTTGATTAGGTAACTCCTTTTTTGGCATACTTCTTTGACTTGAATAAAAATTGTTTGGAATGATTTGAGATAAATCTCCAATAAAATTGATTTTAAGGAAGTATTTTTAGATTTCAAGAAGCTAAATGGCCAAAAGACTATTAATTAAAAGCTCAATATGGTAAACCTACTTGAATAATCATTTTTTTGTGGACATGACAACTAAATGGGAACAAAGAAACTACTGGTATAGTACTATGTCCTATTTTCAGTAAATTCATACTACTAATTTAACAAGTCATCTTGGATTGTAATTATACACGAACCTCATATATGCAttttgatttaaatattttagttAATATATTCACCATGCGAAAAAGATTTTCAAAAAGATTGAACGACTAATATTGATTTGATTAGCTTCCCAAACATTAAACCTAATTAAGTAGAGGACAACTAGTGTCACACCCCTTTtaccccaccccccccccccccccccaacacacacacacacacacacacacacacaagaatgtgttatggattgttgtgggttaaaaGAGTTTTTCCATTTGAAGTGATATTTTTAAattagggattattttattattcagagtcgccatttggaatttgatttttagttgttccaagtcaccttttatttgaatccttattcaaaggaagatttgactcttttattattggtctgcgaaaataaagtccgggataagaattctgttgaccggggagaaggtgtaaggcattccccgagtcccgtggttctagcacggtcgctttattgactacaacttagcttgaattaattttggataaactgtgatttattggtttccatgttttatctatccatttttaaaatatgaaattttctttgaaacaaatcacgtgtgtgaattcgttttgtttattgtgccaaaatcgtgtcacgcgtatgtgtacacaattaatagcatttttattatattaagattgttttggccaaagttgcgtGAACACATACTtcgattttaattttggaaatcaCAATCAtgccacgcgaacgtatacataatcgcgaTAAACTAATTAAAAGTGTGCCTAAAGCACTCTAATAatgttcattattcttcctaaactttGAAATTATTGTGAGGCATAAGTTATGAAAAAGTAGGCTCTATCCGGGTTAGATTATAAATAATGGTCCATTAATCTTAAAATCCATATCTAAAATCAATCCCCAGCCAAATTTGTCATAAAACAAAAGTCCAAAccttctatttttatcaaaataaaaCACATAACCCACCTATTTTCTAGCCATGTGCAGCATGTTATTGATCAAACCAAAGAAGAATTAAAGCACCAAATGTCGACTAAAGGAAGAAACCATTtaatgtgatgatgtggggttgtggggttgatgatttttatgtgatgttgtgatattcttatatttatttttataccttgtataattttttttgttgttggtaaattgatgacaatctgatttatgatgaaattgagagactgtggctattgccaggcggattataaaataaaa comes from the Nicotiana tabacum cultivar K326 chromosome 14, ASM71507v2, whole genome shotgun sequence genome and includes:
- the LOC107789547 gene encoding ubiquitin-conjugating enzyme E2 5B, with amino-acid sequence MASRRIHKELRELQRDPPTSCSAGPVAQDMFHWQATIIGPNDSPYAGGVFQVAIHFPPDYPFKPPKVAFKTKVFHPNINNNGNICLDILKDQWSPALTISKVLLSICSLLTDPNPDDPLVPEIAHMYKSDRKKYESMARNWTQKFAMN